From the genome of Amycolatopsis sp. NBC_01488, one region includes:
- a CDS encoding acetyl-CoA C-acetyltransferase, which yields MSGSVILGAARTPIGRLLGSLKDFTGAQLGGVAIKAALERAGVAPDAVQYTIMGQVLTAGAGQIPARQAAVAAGIPMSVPALTINKVCLSGLDAIALADQLIRAGEFDLVVAGGQESMTQAPHLLPKSRSGFKYGDTTLVDHMAYDGLFCAFDQVAMGASTEKYNSRYGLTREQQDAFSASSHQRAAEAIKNGYFADEIAPVAIPQRKGDPVVFDTDEGVRADTTAEGLAKLRPAFASDGTITAGSASQISDGAAAVVVASKAKAEELGLTPLAEIGAHGVVSGPDASLHEQPSNAILAALAKANLGADALDLVEINEAFAAVGLVSTEKLGLDPEKVNVNGGAIALGHPIGASGARLAVHLIHELRRRGGGLGAAALCGGGGQGDALLLRVPSA from the coding sequence GTGTCCGGTTCCGTGATCCTGGGTGCCGCCCGTACGCCGATCGGGCGCTTGCTCGGATCCCTCAAGGACTTCACGGGGGCGCAGCTCGGCGGGGTCGCGATCAAGGCGGCCCTCGAACGCGCCGGGGTCGCCCCGGACGCGGTGCAGTACACGATCATGGGCCAGGTGCTCACCGCGGGCGCCGGCCAGATCCCGGCCCGCCAGGCCGCGGTCGCCGCGGGCATCCCGATGAGCGTGCCCGCCCTGACGATCAACAAGGTCTGCCTCTCCGGCCTCGACGCCATCGCGCTCGCCGACCAGCTCATCCGGGCCGGCGAGTTCGACCTCGTCGTCGCGGGCGGCCAGGAGTCGATGACCCAGGCGCCGCACCTGCTGCCCAAGTCGCGCTCCGGCTTCAAGTACGGCGACACGACGCTCGTCGATCACATGGCCTACGACGGGCTCTTCTGCGCCTTCGACCAGGTCGCCATGGGTGCCTCGACGGAGAAGTACAACTCCCGCTACGGCCTCACCCGCGAGCAGCAGGACGCGTTCTCCGCCAGCTCCCACCAGCGCGCCGCCGAGGCGATCAAGAACGGCTACTTCGCCGACGAAATCGCGCCGGTCGCCATCCCGCAGCGCAAGGGCGACCCGGTCGTCTTCGACACCGACGAGGGCGTCCGCGCCGACACCACCGCCGAAGGCCTCGCCAAGCTGCGCCCCGCCTTCGCCTCCGACGGCACGATCACCGCGGGCTCGGCCTCGCAGATCTCCGACGGTGCCGCCGCAGTCGTCGTGGCCAGCAAGGCGAAGGCCGAGGAACTCGGCCTCACGCCCCTTGCCGAGATCGGCGCACACGGCGTCGTCTCCGGGCCGGACGCGAGCCTGCACGAGCAGCCGTCGAACGCCATCCTCGCCGCGCTGGCCAAGGCGAACCTGGGCGCCGACGCGCTCGACCTCGTCGAGATCAACGAGGCCTTCGCCGCGGTCGGGCTCGTCTCCACCGAGAAGCTCGGCCTCGACCCGGAGAAGGTCAACGTCAACGGCGGGGCCATCGCGCTCGGCCACCCGATCGGCGCCTCCGGGGCTCGCCTGGCCGTGCACCTGATCCATGAGCTGCGCCGCCGCGGTGGCGGCCTCGGCGCGGCCGCGCTGTGCGGTGGCGGCGGTCAGGGCGATGCCCTCCTGCTGCGGGTGCCGTCCGCGTAG
- a CDS encoding universal stress protein, which produces MGAAYRTVVVGTDGSESSFAAVDRAAAVAGDAGATLVIACAYYPASKTDVDKAQDVLGDEAYQVVGSAPAEDTLQSARDRATKAGAAKIDTIAVKGDPVDSLRKVVHEREADLLVVGNRGLNTIAGRILGSVPSEVARKSGVDVLIVHTT; this is translated from the coding sequence ATGGGTGCGGCATATCGGACCGTGGTGGTGGGCACGGACGGCTCGGAGTCCTCGTTCGCGGCGGTGGACCGCGCGGCGGCGGTGGCCGGCGACGCGGGCGCCACGCTCGTCATCGCGTGTGCCTACTACCCGGCCAGCAAGACCGACGTCGACAAGGCCCAGGACGTCCTCGGCGACGAGGCGTACCAGGTCGTCGGCTCGGCCCCGGCCGAGGACACCCTGCAGTCGGCGCGGGACCGGGCGACCAAGGCGGGCGCGGCGAAGATCGACACGATCGCCGTCAAGGGCGACCCGGTCGACTCGCTGCGCAAGGTCGTCCATGAGCGCGAGGCCGACCTGCTGGTGGTCGGCAACCGGGGGCTGAACACGATCGCCGGCCGGATCCTGGGCTCGGTGCCGTCGGAGGTGGCGCGCAAGTCCGGCGTGGACGTGCTGATCGTCCACACGACCTGA
- the meaB gene encoding methylmalonyl Co-A mutase-associated GTPase MeaB gives MAGTLDLDDLVGRARDGQPRAVARLLSLVEDAHPRVAEIARALTPHTGRARVVGLTGPPGVGKSTSTSALLTALRAEGKRVGVLAIDPSSPFSGGALLGDRIRMTEHATDPGVFIRSMATRGHLGGLSWATPQAVRVLDAAGFDVVLIETVGVGQSEVDVVKLADTTVVLLAPGMGDGIQAAKAGVLEIADVFVVNKADREGADATVHDLKQMISLARREIRGASWRQPIVRTVAAKGEGVGEVVRALAAHHDWLVEHDELARRRVARARDEVEAIAVRRLRAELADLRGGGRLAGVAERVVAREIDPFAAADELIADLRE, from the coding sequence GTGGCCGGAACACTCGACCTCGACGACCTGGTCGGCCGCGCGCGGGACGGGCAGCCCCGTGCCGTCGCGCGGCTGCTCTCGCTCGTCGAGGACGCCCACCCCCGCGTCGCCGAGATCGCGCGGGCGCTGACCCCGCACACCGGGCGGGCGCGGGTCGTCGGGCTCACCGGTCCGCCCGGCGTCGGTAAGTCGACCTCGACCTCGGCGCTGCTCACCGCGTTGCGCGCGGAGGGCAAGCGGGTCGGGGTGCTCGCGATCGACCCGTCTTCGCCGTTTTCGGGCGGGGCGCTGCTCGGCGACCGGATCCGGATGACCGAGCACGCCACCGACCCGGGCGTGTTCATCCGCTCGATGGCCACCCGTGGCCACCTCGGCGGGCTGTCGTGGGCGACCCCGCAGGCGGTGCGCGTGCTCGACGCCGCCGGCTTCGACGTGGTGCTGATCGAAACCGTCGGCGTCGGACAGTCCGAAGTGGACGTCGTGAAGCTGGCCGACACCACCGTGGTGCTGCTCGCGCCGGGGATGGGCGACGGGATCCAGGCCGCGAAGGCCGGGGTGCTGGAGATCGCCGACGTCTTCGTCGTGAACAAGGCCGACCGCGAGGGCGCGGACGCGACGGTGCACGACCTCAAGCAGATGATTTCGCTGGCGCGCCGCGAGATCCGGGGCGCGAGCTGGCGCCAGCCGATCGTGCGGACGGTCGCGGCGAAGGGCGAGGGCGTCGGCGAGGTCGTGCGGGCGCTGGCGGCGCACCACGACTGGCTGGTGGAGCACGACGAGCTGGCCCGGCGCCGGGTGGCGCGGGCACGCGACGAGGTCGAGGCCATCGCCGTGCGGAGGCTGCGGGCCGAGCTGGCCGATCTCCGCGGCGGGGGACGGCTGGCCGGAGTGGCCGAGCGTGTCGTCGCGCGGGAGATCGATCCGTTCGCCGCCGCCGACGAGCTGATCGCGGACCTGCGGGAGTAG
- a CDS encoding chromosome segregation protein, giving the protein MPLGAGFDVAKRGYSRAQVDEHLERLDADLKMLTADRDAAIAQAGDLARQLEIARGEIADLRGQVDRLAQPPTSVEGLSERLQRMLRLAQDESADTRARAEAEAGHIRAKAETDASAMRARYEQLLTELDLRRKEMEAEHRKVLEDARAQAKEITDKAEAERTKLDTESSDRRTKVEEDFEIAMAARRTEAMRVLAEQEAASKAEAARRVQEATQDAADIRAKVLEEEKAAKADIERRQRESIAEANKRRQDSITEANARLAEAADEARRRVTTATEESNRRITQANERVDSLRKVRGGLAEQVRAARAVLAEAHTVLGDEIKVPADVTADLKAEDLKADDSTGKTKPVSDVEETIRIKASDVPKPQPARKQAPKPTPKPAPRPSGAQKATGE; this is encoded by the coding sequence GTGCCGCTGGGAGCCGGCTTCGACGTGGCGAAGCGGGGATACAGCCGAGCGCAGGTCGACGAGCACCTCGAACGGCTGGACGCCGACCTGAAGATGCTCACGGCCGATCGGGACGCCGCCATCGCGCAGGCCGGCGACCTGGCGCGGCAGCTGGAGATCGCGCGCGGCGAGATCGCGGACCTGCGCGGGCAGGTCGACCGGCTCGCCCAGCCGCCGACGAGCGTCGAAGGCCTCTCGGAGCGTCTTCAGCGGATGCTGCGCCTCGCACAGGACGAATCCGCCGACACGCGCGCTCGCGCCGAAGCCGAGGCCGGGCACATCCGGGCGAAGGCCGAGACGGACGCGAGTGCCATGCGCGCCCGCTACGAGCAGCTGCTCACCGAGCTCGACCTGCGCCGCAAGGAGATGGAGGCGGAGCACCGCAAGGTGCTCGAGGACGCCCGCGCGCAGGCCAAGGAGATCACCGACAAGGCCGAAGCCGAGCGCACGAAGCTCGACACCGAGTCGTCGGACCGCCGCACGAAGGTCGAAGAAGACTTCGAGATCGCGATGGCCGCGCGCCGCACCGAGGCGATGCGCGTGCTGGCCGAGCAGGAGGCGGCGAGCAAGGCCGAGGCCGCCCGCCGCGTCCAGGAGGCGACGCAGGACGCCGCCGACATCCGCGCGAAGGTCCTCGAAGAGGAGAAGGCCGCGAAGGCGGACATCGAACGCCGTCAGCGCGAGTCGATCGCGGAAGCGAACAAGCGCCGTCAGGACTCGATCACCGAGGCGAACGCCCGGCTCGCGGAGGCCGCCGACGAAGCGCGGCGCCGCGTGACGACGGCGACCGAGGAGTCGAACCGGCGGATCACCCAGGCCAACGAGCGCGTCGACAGTCTGCGCAAGGTGCGCGGCGGGCTGGCCGAGCAGGTCCGCGCGGCGCGGGCGGTGCTGGCCGAAGCGCACACCGTCCTCGGCGACGAGATCAAGGTGCCCGCGGACGTCACGGCCGACCTCAAGGCCGAGGACCTGAAGGCGGACGACAGCACCGGGAAGACGAAGCCGGTGAGCGACGTCGAGGAGACCATCCGGATCAAGGCGTCCGACGTCCCGAAGCCGCAGCCGGCCCGCAAGCAAGCGCCCAAGCCGACTCCGAAGCCGGCTCCCCGGCCAAGCGGAGCGCAGAAAGCGACTGGCGAGTAA
- a CDS encoding TetR/AcrR family transcriptional regulator encodes MTEDSAKERILCAAEALFAESGFDATPTSRIAERAGVPKGLVHYYFRHKADLLTALVERLPDERIEPAVVVVPGDLAGSLRRLVRELDHRFSRSLGLSHLLWREADTHHVVRDALHERFQVLVRQVRAVIQAATGGGLPAADVDRASGLLARAVSHRHATARHSDDDLPAEFDGELTFIAESLAAKAAPA; translated from the coding sequence ATGACCGAGGATTCGGCGAAGGAGCGCATCCTCTGCGCCGCCGAGGCGCTCTTCGCCGAGTCCGGCTTCGACGCCACCCCGACGTCTCGCATCGCCGAGCGCGCCGGGGTGCCGAAGGGGCTGGTGCACTACTACTTCCGGCACAAGGCGGACCTGCTCACCGCGCTCGTCGAGCGGCTGCCCGACGAGCGCATCGAGCCGGCCGTGGTCGTCGTCCCCGGCGACCTGGCGGGCAGCCTGCGGCGCCTGGTCCGCGAACTCGACCACCGCTTCAGCCGGTCGCTGGGGCTCTCGCACCTGTTGTGGCGCGAAGCCGACACCCACCACGTCGTCCGCGACGCCCTCCACGAGCGCTTCCAGGTGCTCGTGCGCCAGGTCCGCGCGGTGATCCAGGCAGCCACGGGCGGCGGCCTGCCGGCGGCCGACGTCGACCGCGCGTCCGGCCTGCTGGCCCGCGCGGTCAGCCACCGCCACGCGACAGCCCGCCACTCGGACGACGACCTCCCCGCTGAGTTCGACGGCGAGCTGACGTTCATCGCCGAATCGCTCGCCGCCAAGGCCGCGCCCGCTTAG
- the pdxR gene encoding MocR-like pyridoxine biosynthesis transcription factor PdxR translates to MTDSWSSSGLDVHLGWQPSTGRSGLAAAIRAAIREGRWQAGAAVPSTRSLAHDLGVARGTVTRVYADLAAEGYLRTAQGAPTRVATAGSLPQSAPRQAPREPAPRWDLRPGRPDLTAFPRQAWITATRRALLRTPAAAFGYESELGAPELRDTLAGYLARARGVVADPARIVVCQGYSHAIAVLSRALAGLGVGEMAFENPSQAMYRSIAAAQGQRVTGVPVDEHGLDVSALDSPAVVVTAAHQFPTGVTLAPHRRAALTRSGAIILEDDYDGEFRFDRQQVGALQALAPERVVYAGTASKALAPSLRLAWLVLPRTLVEPVRAAMADSGTRPAVPDQLALAELIDSGAYDQHVRRSRAEYRSRRARLLAALPDSVRPQGIAAGLHLLLRLPPDGPSEATALAACRRRAIGIEGLAGYWMDANRPGGLIVGYAATPKHAFAGAVQTLTEALWEITA, encoded by the coding sequence ATGACGGATTCGTGGTCCAGTTCCGGGCTCGACGTCCACCTCGGCTGGCAGCCTTCGACCGGCCGGAGCGGTCTCGCGGCGGCGATCCGCGCGGCCATCCGCGAGGGCCGGTGGCAGGCGGGCGCGGCGGTGCCCTCGACCCGGTCCCTGGCGCACGACCTGGGCGTCGCGCGCGGCACGGTCACGCGGGTGTACGCCGACCTGGCCGCCGAGGGGTACCTGCGCACGGCCCAGGGCGCGCCGACCCGCGTGGCGACCGCGGGATCCCTGCCGCAGTCCGCGCCGCGACAGGCGCCCCGCGAGCCGGCGCCGCGCTGGGACCTGCGGCCGGGACGCCCGGACCTGACGGCGTTCCCGCGCCAGGCGTGGATCACCGCGACCCGGCGTGCCCTGCTGCGGACCCCGGCGGCGGCGTTCGGCTACGAGTCCGAGTTGGGCGCGCCCGAGCTGCGGGACACCCTCGCCGGCTACCTCGCCCGCGCCCGCGGGGTGGTCGCCGACCCGGCGCGGATCGTGGTGTGCCAGGGGTATTCGCACGCCATCGCGGTGCTGTCCCGGGCCCTCGCCGGGCTGGGCGTCGGCGAAATGGCGTTCGAAAACCCGTCGCAGGCGATGTACCGCTCGATCGCGGCGGCCCAGGGCCAGCGGGTCACCGGCGTCCCGGTCGACGAGCACGGCCTCGACGTGTCCGCTTTGGACAGTCCGGCGGTGGTCGTGACGGCGGCACACCAGTTCCCCACGGGCGTCACGCTGGCCCCGCACCGCCGCGCGGCACTGACCCGCTCGGGCGCGATCATCCTGGAAGACGACTACGACGGCGAGTTCCGCTTCGACCGCCAGCAGGTCGGGGCACTGCAGGCGCTGGCTCCGGAGCGGGTGGTGTACGCGGGCACGGCGAGCAAGGCCCTGGCGCCGTCCCTGCGGCTGGCGTGGCTGGTGCTGCCGCGGACGCTGGTGGAGCCGGTCCGCGCGGCGATGGCCGACAGCGGCACCCGCCCGGCGGTGCCGGACCAGCTGGCCCTGGCCGAGCTGATCGACTCGGGTGCGTACGACCAGCACGTCCGCCGCAGCCGGGCGGAGTACCGCTCCCGCCGCGCCCGGCTCTTGGCGGCCCTGCCGGACTCGGTGCGCCCGCAGGGCATCGCGGCGGGCCTGCACCTGCTGCTGCGCCTGCCCCCGGACGGCCCCTCGGAGGCAACGGCCCTGGCGGCCTGCCGCCGCCGCGCGATCGGCATCGAGGGCCTGGCGGGCTACTGGATGGACGCCAACCGCCCCGGCGGCCTGATAGTCGGCTACGCGGCAACCCCGAAACACGCGTTCGCCGGCGCAGTCCAAACCCTGACCGAGGCCCTCTGGGAAATAACCGCCTGA
- a CDS encoding isocitrate lyase/PEP mutase family protein has translation MSAAALKALHVPGKPLVLPNVWDADTAKLVEAAGFPVVATSSVAVASALGFPDGERAPADEMFAAAARIAKAVGVPVTVDAESGYGLSGAELAGRLLDAGAVGCNFEDTDHATGDVRPVAEQAERIAALRQAAGDGLVINARVDSFRGVDPKDHLADGIVRARAYLEAGADCVYPIHLRTPEVLAAFVQEVGGAVNAPAWPGSPGLGGLAELGVARISLGGGLWQYVRKQFEAVVAGVAEGKLPY, from the coding sequence GTGAGCGCCGCCGCGCTCAAGGCGCTGCACGTCCCCGGCAAGCCGCTGGTGCTGCCGAACGTGTGGGACGCCGACACCGCGAAGCTCGTCGAGGCCGCGGGGTTCCCGGTCGTGGCGACCAGCTCGGTCGCCGTGGCGTCCGCGCTCGGCTTCCCCGACGGCGAGCGGGCCCCGGCCGACGAGATGTTCGCCGCCGCCGCGCGGATCGCCAAGGCCGTCGGTGTCCCGGTGACCGTCGACGCCGAGTCGGGCTACGGCCTGTCCGGCGCCGAGCTGGCGGGCCGGCTGCTCGACGCGGGTGCCGTCGGCTGCAACTTCGAGGACACCGACCACGCCACCGGCGACGTGCGGCCGGTGGCCGAGCAGGCGGAGCGGATCGCCGCCCTGCGCCAGGCGGCGGGCGACGGCCTGGTGATCAACGCGCGGGTCGACTCCTTCCGCGGCGTCGACCCGAAGGACCACCTCGCCGACGGCATCGTCCGGGCGAGGGCGTACCTCGAGGCGGGCGCCGACTGCGTCTACCCGATCCACCTGCGCACGCCCGAGGTGCTCGCGGCGTTCGTGCAGGAGGTCGGCGGCGCCGTCAACGCGCCCGCGTGGCCGGGCAGCCCGGGCCTGGGCGGCCTCGCCGAACTGGGGGTGGCGAGGATCTCGCTCGGCGGCGGGCTGTGGCAGTACGTCCGGAAGCAGTTCGAAGCGGTTGTCGCGGGCGTCGCCGAGGGGAAACTGCCTTACTGA
- the mce gene encoding methylmalonyl-CoA epimerase: MNDALRPFVTAIDHVGIAVPDLDAAIEFHRAHFGLEVAHEEVNEEQGVREAMLRAPGTAGTETQIQLLAPLRDDSAIGKFLAKSGPGLQQLAYRVSDVDAAAAALREQGLRLLYEAAKRGTSNSRVNFVHPKDAGGVLVELVEPAKDGAAH, from the coding sequence ATGAATGACGCCCTGCGGCCGTTCGTGACGGCCATCGACCACGTCGGCATCGCGGTCCCGGACCTGGACGCGGCCATCGAGTTCCACCGCGCGCACTTCGGCCTGGAAGTGGCGCACGAGGAGGTGAACGAGGAGCAGGGAGTGCGCGAGGCGATGCTGCGCGCGCCCGGCACGGCGGGCACGGAGACGCAGATCCAGCTGCTGGCCCCGCTGCGCGACGACTCGGCGATCGGCAAGTTCCTGGCCAAGAGCGGCCCGGGGCTGCAGCAGCTGGCGTACCGCGTGTCCGATGTGGACGCAGCGGCGGCGGCCCTGCGCGAACAGGGTCTGCGCCTGCTGTACGAGGCGGCGAAGCGCGGAACGTCGAACAGCCGGGTGAACTTCGTCCACCCGAAGGACGCGGGCGGCGTCCTGGTGGAGCTGGTCGAGCCGGCCAAGGACGGCGCGGCGCACTGA
- a CDS encoding SPW repeat domain-containing protein, which yields MSEVSTRAWARPHDWAEVVIGVVAALSPLWLSTDSTAMWTMVVLGALIALDGLVSLAMPGMVYGEGIQIALGVLLFIAPWVMGYTEFNGASWTSWIAGVLVVVAGAAAMPVATAAHRTAGQH from the coding sequence ATGAGTGAAGTCTCTACGCGCGCATGGGCCCGCCCACACGATTGGGCCGAGGTCGTCATCGGGGTCGTCGCCGCTCTTTCACCCCTTTGGCTGAGCACGGACTCGACCGCGATGTGGACGATGGTCGTCCTGGGCGCCCTGATCGCACTCGACGGCCTGGTCTCGCTGGCCATGCCGGGCATGGTCTACGGCGAAGGCATCCAGATCGCGCTCGGCGTGCTGCTGTTCATCGCGCCGTGGGTGATGGGGTACACCGAGTTCAACGGCGCTTCCTGGACGTCCTGGATCGCCGGGGTGCTCGTGGTCGTCGCCGGCGCGGCAGCGATGCCGGTCGCGACCGCCGCGCACCGCACGGCAGGACAGCACTGA
- a CDS encoding carboxymuconolactone decarboxylase family protein, producing MTKRIGLGRAPEIYQAMANLQAEVNKAAANAGVDPKLLELVKMRASQLNGCAYCLDMHSRDALELGESARRLFVLDGWRETDLFTEEEEAALVLTEAMTKLSATQSVPDDVYEQATKVLTEDQYRAIAWEVIAINSWNRMAVTSHSPLPKRDA from the coding sequence ATGACGAAGCGAATCGGACTCGGGCGCGCGCCCGAGATCTACCAGGCGATGGCCAACCTGCAGGCCGAGGTGAACAAGGCCGCCGCGAACGCGGGCGTCGACCCGAAGCTGCTCGAGCTGGTGAAGATGCGGGCCTCCCAGCTCAACGGCTGCGCGTACTGCCTCGACATGCACAGCCGCGACGCCCTCGAGCTGGGCGAGTCGGCCCGCCGGCTGTTCGTGCTCGACGGCTGGCGCGAGACCGACCTGTTCACCGAAGAGGAAGAGGCCGCGCTCGTCCTCACCGAGGCGATGACCAAGCTGTCGGCGACGCAGAGCGTGCCCGACGACGTCTACGAGCAGGCGACGAAGGTGCTGACCGAGGACCAGTACCGCGCGATCGCCTGGGAGGTCATCGCGATCAACAGCTGGAACCGCATGGCCGTGACCAGCCACAGTCCGCTCCCGAAGCGCGACGCGTGA
- a CDS encoding peptidylprolyl isomerase, with the protein MRKTLVTALAAGALFVAGNGVATAADAPPPKATHGPCQYTETPDEPPARPVPLPPDPRHTPSHGKVDVAIPTSQGALPLRLDRAEAPCTVQSFLHLARHRFYDHTVCHRLTAYPTLKVLQCGDPTATGEGGPGYQYKDELPVNLPPSPTDPTGARKVYARGLLAMANAGPNTNGSQFFVVYGDSALRPNYTVFGTVGAEGLKTLDKVAAGGIQPTADDPAPVDGTPVLRTELLRVRPDCWF; encoded by the coding sequence ATGAGGAAGACACTGGTCACCGCGCTTGCGGCGGGCGCGTTGTTCGTGGCGGGCAACGGCGTCGCCACCGCGGCCGACGCGCCACCGCCGAAGGCGACGCACGGGCCGTGCCAGTACACCGAGACACCGGACGAACCGCCGGCGCGGCCGGTGCCGCTGCCGCCCGACCCGCGGCACACGCCGAGCCACGGCAAGGTCGACGTCGCGATCCCGACCAGCCAGGGCGCGCTGCCGCTGCGGCTCGACCGCGCGGAGGCACCGTGCACCGTGCAGAGCTTCCTGCACCTCGCGCGGCACCGGTTCTACGACCACACCGTGTGCCACCGGCTCACCGCGTACCCGACGTTGAAGGTCCTGCAGTGCGGTGACCCGACGGCGACCGGCGAGGGCGGGCCGGGCTACCAGTACAAGGACGAGCTGCCGGTGAACCTGCCGCCGTCGCCGACCGACCCGACCGGGGCGCGCAAGGTCTACGCGCGCGGGCTGCTGGCGATGGCCAACGCGGGACCGAACACGAATGGTTCGCAGTTCTTCGTCGTGTACGGCGATTCCGCGCTGCGGCCGAACTACACGGTGTTCGGCACGGTCGGAGCCGAGGGGCTGAAGACGCTCGACAAGGTGGCAGCCGGCGGGATCCAGCCGACGGCGGACGACCCGGCCCCGGTCGACGGGACGCCGGTGCTGCGGACGGAACTGCTCCGCGTTCGGCCCGACTGCTGGTTCTGA
- the ccrA gene encoding crotonyl-CoA carboxylase/reductase codes for MTQLGEIQQAILNGESAAVGSLPVPESYRGVTVHADEVDMFEGLESRDKDPRKSLHVDDVPVPELGPGEALVAVMASAINYNTVWTSIFEPIPTFKFLKKYGKLSPLAKRHDLPYHVVGSDLSGVVLRTGVGVHNWKPGDEVVAHCLNVELEGPDGHNDTMLDTEQRIWGFETNFGGLAEVALVKANQLMPKPDHLTWEEAASPGLVNSTAYRQLVSRNGADMKQGDVVLIWGASGGLGSYATQYALNGGAIPVCVVSSPEKAAICRKLGAELIIDRSAEDYKFWKSETEQDPKEWQRFGAKIRELTGGDDPDIVFEHPGRETFGASVYAARKGGTIVTCASTSGYLHQYDNRYLWMNLKRIIGSHFANYRESWEANRLISKGLIHPTLSKTYSLEDTGQAALDVHRNAHQGKVGVLALAPQEGLGVRDEEKRAKHIEGINAFRGA; via the coding sequence ATGACGCAGCTCGGCGAGATCCAGCAGGCCATCCTGAACGGCGAGTCCGCCGCGGTCGGGTCCTTGCCCGTGCCCGAGAGCTACCGCGGGGTGACCGTGCACGCCGACGAGGTCGACATGTTCGAGGGCCTCGAGAGCCGGGACAAGGACCCGCGCAAGTCGCTGCACGTCGACGACGTGCCCGTCCCGGAGCTCGGCCCGGGCGAGGCCCTGGTCGCCGTGATGGCCAGCGCCATCAACTACAACACCGTGTGGACGTCGATCTTCGAGCCGATCCCCACCTTCAAGTTCCTCAAGAAGTACGGGAAGCTCTCCCCGCTGGCCAAGCGGCACGACCTGCCCTACCACGTCGTCGGCTCGGACCTGTCCGGCGTGGTGCTGCGCACCGGCGTCGGCGTGCACAACTGGAAGCCGGGCGACGAGGTCGTCGCGCACTGCCTCAACGTCGAGCTCGAGGGCCCGGACGGGCACAACGACACGATGCTCGACACCGAGCAGCGGATCTGGGGCTTCGAGACGAACTTCGGCGGGCTCGCCGAGGTCGCGCTGGTCAAGGCCAACCAGCTGATGCCGAAGCCGGACCACCTGACCTGGGAGGAAGCCGCCTCCCCCGGCCTGGTCAACTCCACCGCCTACCGCCAGCTCGTCTCGCGCAACGGCGCGGACATGAAGCAGGGCGACGTCGTCCTGATCTGGGGCGCTTCGGGCGGCCTCGGCTCCTACGCGACGCAGTACGCGCTGAACGGCGGCGCGATCCCGGTCTGCGTCGTCTCCAGCCCGGAGAAGGCAGCGATCTGCCGCAAGCTCGGCGCCGAGCTGATCATCGATCGCAGTGCCGAGGACTACAAGTTCTGGAAGTCGGAGACCGAGCAGGACCCGAAGGAGTGGCAGCGCTTCGGCGCGAAGATCCGCGAGCTGACCGGCGGCGACGACCCGGACATCGTCTTCGAGCACCCGGGCCGGGAGACCTTCGGCGCGTCCGTCTACGCCGCGCGCAAGGGCGGCACGATCGTCACGTGCGCCTCGACCTCGGGGTACCTGCACCAGTACGACAACCGCTACCTGTGGATGAACCTGAAGCGGATCATCGGCTCCCACTTCGCGAACTACCGCGAGTCCTGGGAGGCGAACCGGCTGATCTCGAAGGGCCTGATCCACCCGACGCTGTCGAAGACCTACTCGCTCGAAGACACCGGGCAGGCCGCGCTCGACGTGCACCGCAACGCCCACCAGGGCAAAGTCGGCGTGCTCGCGCTCGCTCCGCAGGAGGGCCTCGGCGTCCGGGACGAGGAGAAGCGCGCGAAGCACATCGAGGGGATCAACGCGTTCCGCGGCGCCTGA